From Candidatus Eisenbacteria bacterium, a single genomic window includes:
- a CDS encoding tetratricopeptide repeat protein yields the protein MTDEERAEGKVLPICLEEIHRCRPYFIGILAERYGWLPGRISEEMIEKEPRLREHLDHSVTELEILHGVLRNPEMAEHAFFYFRDPAYVENLPGENRAAHRAESPEAAEKLRALKERIRASGLPVREGYANPRTLGALVLRDMREVIDRLFPEDETLDPLDREALDHEAFAESRARVYIPREDYYARLDGHAAGDGPPLVVLGESGSGKSALLEDTETDRAWLLGLLLADTGHPEEAFRVRRHLAEHFRCRELGTKDSLQRSVGNQASILEGLGRLDEAIELHKEREHICRELGNEEGLRESLGDQALILRDWGRLDEAMTLLKDVERICRELGNPEGLALSLASQASALAFGMKKPGEALPLAEEALRISTDHGLTALADQIRPIVNQVRAKRAG from the coding sequence GTGACCGACGAGGAACGCGCCGAGGGGAAGGTCCTCCCGATCTGCCTCGAGGAGATCCATCGCTGCCGGCCGTACTTCATCGGGATCCTCGCAGAACGTTACGGCTGGCTCCCTGGGAGGATCTCTGAGGAGATGATCGAAAAGGAACCCCGGCTTCGCGAGCACCTCGATCACTCGGTCACCGAGCTCGAGATCCTGCACGGCGTTCTCAGGAACCCGGAGATGGCCGAGCACGCGTTCTTCTACTTTCGGGATCCCGCGTACGTGGAGAACCTGCCGGGGGAGAATCGCGCGGCGCATCGCGCGGAGAGCCCCGAGGCGGCGGAGAAGCTTCGCGCGCTCAAGGAGCGCATCCGGGCGAGCGGGCTTCCGGTTCGGGAGGGATATGCGAACCCGCGCACGCTCGGCGCGCTCGTTCTTCGCGACATGCGGGAGGTGATCGACCGCCTCTTTCCAGAGGACGAGACGCTCGATCCCCTCGACCGCGAGGCGCTCGACCACGAAGCGTTCGCGGAGAGCCGCGCAAGGGTCTACATCCCGCGGGAGGATTACTACGCAAGGCTCGACGGGCACGCGGCAGGGGACGGGCCGCCCCTCGTCGTGCTCGGCGAGTCGGGATCGGGGAAGTCGGCGCTCCTCGAAGACACGGAGACTGATCGTGCGTGGCTTCTCGGGCTGCTCCTCGCCGACACCGGCCACCCTGAGGAGGCGTTTCGAGTTCGCCGGCATCTCGCGGAGCACTTCCGATGCCGCGAGCTCGGGACCAAGGACAGCTTGCAGAGATCGGTGGGCAACCAAGCGTCCATCCTCGAGGGCCTGGGACGACTCGATGAAGCAATCGAGCTTCACAAGGAGCGAGAGCACATTTGTCGGGAGCTCGGGAACGAAGAAGGGCTTCGGGAGTCCCTGGGTGATCAGGCACTCATCCTCCGAGACTGGGGACGCCTCGACGAGGCCATGACGCTACTGAAAGACGTGGAGCGCATCTGCCGCGAGCTCGGGAACCCCGAGGGGCTCGCCCTCTCGCTCGCGAGTCAGGCGAGCGCCCTGGCGTTCGGAATGAAGAAGCCCGGAGAGGCGCTTCCCCTCGCCGAGGAAGCCCTCCGGATCTCAACCGACCACGGTCTCACGGCACTGGCGGATCAGATCCGCCCGATCGTCAACCAAGTCCGCGCAAAGCGCGCGGGGTGA